One Narcine bancroftii isolate sNarBan1 chromosome 3, sNarBan1.hap1, whole genome shotgun sequence DNA window includes the following coding sequences:
- the rpl18 gene encoding large ribosomal subunit protein eL18: MGIDIRHNKDRKVRRKEPKSQDIYLRLLVKLYRFLARRSNAPFNKVVLKRLFMSRTNRPPLSLARLVRKMKLSGRENKTAVVVGTITDDVRIWDIPKLKVCALRVTDNARHRILKAGGHIMTFDQLALAAPKGQGTVLLSGPRKGRKVYRHFGPATGTPHSHTKPYIQSKGRKFERARGRRASCGYKN, translated from the exons ATG GGGATCGACATCCGTCACAACAAGGACCGGAAGGTGCGGCGCAAGGAGCCCAAGAGCCAGGACATCTACCTCCGGCTCCTTGTCAAG CTGTACCGTTTCCTTGCCCGTCGCTCCAATGCACCATTCAACAAGGTTGTTCTCAAACGACTCTTCATGAGCCGGACGAACCGACCCCCACTCTCCTTGGCTCGTCTG GTGCGGAAGATGAAACTGTCTGGACGTGAGAACAAGACGGCAGTGGTGGTGGGAACGATCACAGATGATGTTCGTATTTGGGACATCCCCAAACTCAAG GTGTGTGCCCTCCGTGTGACAGACAACGCCAGGCATCGCATCCTAAAGGCTGGAGGTCACATCATGACCTTTGACCAGTTGGCCCTTGCTGCTCCCAAAGGTCAGGGCACCGTTCTGCTTTCAg GGCCTCGTAAGGGAAGGAAGGTGTACAGGCATTTCGGACCTGCTACTGGAACACCCCACAGTCACACCAA GCCCTACATCCAATCGAAGGGACGCAAGTTTGAGCGAGCCAGGGGCAGGAGAGCGAGCTGCGGATACAAGAACTGA